One stretch of Callospermophilus lateralis isolate mCalLat2 chromosome 11, mCalLat2.hap1, whole genome shotgun sequence DNA includes these proteins:
- the Csnk1d gene encoding casein kinase I isoform X1, with translation MELRVGNRYRLGRKIGSGSFGDIYLGTDIAAGEEVAIKLECVKTKHPQLHIESKIYKMMQGGVGIPTIRWCGAEGDYNVMVMELLGPSLEDLFNFCSRKFSLKTVLLLADQMISRIEYIHSKNFIHRDVKPDNFLMGLGKKGNLVYIIDFGLAKKYRDARTHQHIPYRENKNLTGTARYASINTHLGIEQSRRDDLESLGYVLMYFNLGSLPWQGLKAATKRQKYERISEKKMSTPIEVLCKGYPSEFATYLNFCRSLRFDDKPDYSYLRQLFRNLFHRQGFSYDYVFDWNMLKFGASRAADDAERERRDREERLRHSRNPATRGLPSTASGRLRGTQEVAPPTPLTPTSHTANTSPRPVSGMERERKVSMRLHRGAPVNVSSSDLTGRQDTSRMSTSQRSRDMASLRLHAARQGARCRPQRPRRTTY, from the exons GTACGGATATTGCTGCAGGAGAAGAGGTTGCCATCAAGCTTGAATGTGTCAAAACCAAACACCCTCAGCTCCATATTGAGAGCAAAATCTACAAAATGATGCAAGGAGGAG TGGGCATCCCTACCATCAGATGGTGTGGGGCTGAGGGGGACTACAACGTCATGGTGATGGAGCTGCTGGGGCCCAGCCTGGAGGACCTCTTCAACTTCTGCTCCAGGAAGTTCAGTCTCAAAACTGTTCTGCTGCTTGCTGACCAAATG ATTAGTCGTATTGAGTACATTCATTCAAAGAACTTCATCCATCGAGATGTGAAGCCAGATAACTTCCTCATGGGCCTGGGGAAAAAGGGCAACCTGGTCTACATCATCGACTTTGGGCTGGCCAAGAAGTACCGGGATGCGAGGACCCACCAGCACATTCCGTACCGAGAGAACAAGAACCTCACTGGGACGGCGCGGTACGCCTCCATCAACACACACCTCGGAATCG AACAATCTCGAAGGGACGACCTGGAGTCTCTGGGGTACGTGCTGATGTACTTCAACCTGGGCTCTCTCCCCTGGCAGGGGCTGAAGGCCGCCACCAAGAGGCAGAAGTATGAGAGAATCAGTGAGAAGAAGATGTCTACTCCCATCGAAGTGCTGTGCAAAGGCTATCCCT CTGAGTTTGCCACGTACCTGAACTTTTGCCGCTCCTTGCGCTTTGATGACAAGCCCGACTACTCCTACCTGAGGCAGCTCTTCAGAAACTTGTTCCACCGCCAGGGCTTCTCCTACGACTATGTGTTCGACTGGAACATGCTCAAGTTT GGTGCCAGCCGGGCTGCAGATGATGCTGAACGGGAACGCCGGGACCGAGAGGAGCGATTGAGACACTCCCGGAATCCAGCCACCCGTGGCCTCCCTTCCACAGCCTCTGGCCGCCTGCGGGGGACCCAGGAAGTGGCTCCCCCAACACCCCTGACCCCTACCTCACACACGG CCAACACTTCTCCTCGGCCTGTCTCTGGCATGGAACGGGAGCGGAAAGTGAGCATGCGGCTGCACCGTGGGGCCCCAGTCAATGTCTCCTCGTCAGATCTCACGGGCCGACAAGATACCTCTCGCATGTCCACCTCACAG aggagcagggacatggCGTCTCTTCGGCTGCACGCGGCCCGTCAGGGTGCCCGCTGCCGTCCCCAGCGCCCACGACGCACCACCTACTGA
- the Csnk1d gene encoding casein kinase I isoform X3: MELRVGNRYRLGRKIGSGSFGDIYLGTDIAAGEEVAIKLECVKTKHPQLHIESKIYKMMQGGVGIPTIRWCGAEGDYNVMVMELLGPSLEDLFNFCSRKFSLKTVLLLADQMISRIEYIHSKNFIHRDVKPDNFLMGLGKKGNLVYIIDFGLAKKYRDARTHQHIPYRENKNLTGTARYASINTHLGIEQSRRDDLESLGYVLMYFNLGSLPWQGLKAATKRQKYERISEKKMSTPIEVLCKGYPSEFATYLNFCRSLRFDDKPDYSYLRQLFRNLFHRQGFSYDYVFDWNMLKFGASRAADDAERERRDREERLRHSRNPATRGLPSTASGRLRGTQEVAPPTPLTPTSHTANTSPRPVSGMERERKVSMRLHRGAPVNVSSSDLTGRQDTSRMSTSQNSIPFEHHGK; this comes from the exons GTACGGATATTGCTGCAGGAGAAGAGGTTGCCATCAAGCTTGAATGTGTCAAAACCAAACACCCTCAGCTCCATATTGAGAGCAAAATCTACAAAATGATGCAAGGAGGAG TGGGCATCCCTACCATCAGATGGTGTGGGGCTGAGGGGGACTACAACGTCATGGTGATGGAGCTGCTGGGGCCCAGCCTGGAGGACCTCTTCAACTTCTGCTCCAGGAAGTTCAGTCTCAAAACTGTTCTGCTGCTTGCTGACCAAATG ATTAGTCGTATTGAGTACATTCATTCAAAGAACTTCATCCATCGAGATGTGAAGCCAGATAACTTCCTCATGGGCCTGGGGAAAAAGGGCAACCTGGTCTACATCATCGACTTTGGGCTGGCCAAGAAGTACCGGGATGCGAGGACCCACCAGCACATTCCGTACCGAGAGAACAAGAACCTCACTGGGACGGCGCGGTACGCCTCCATCAACACACACCTCGGAATCG AACAATCTCGAAGGGACGACCTGGAGTCTCTGGGGTACGTGCTGATGTACTTCAACCTGGGCTCTCTCCCCTGGCAGGGGCTGAAGGCCGCCACCAAGAGGCAGAAGTATGAGAGAATCAGTGAGAAGAAGATGTCTACTCCCATCGAAGTGCTGTGCAAAGGCTATCCCT CTGAGTTTGCCACGTACCTGAACTTTTGCCGCTCCTTGCGCTTTGATGACAAGCCCGACTACTCCTACCTGAGGCAGCTCTTCAGAAACTTGTTCCACCGCCAGGGCTTCTCCTACGACTATGTGTTCGACTGGAACATGCTCAAGTTT GGTGCCAGCCGGGCTGCAGATGATGCTGAACGGGAACGCCGGGACCGAGAGGAGCGATTGAGACACTCCCGGAATCCAGCCACCCGTGGCCTCCCTTCCACAGCCTCTGGCCGCCTGCGGGGGACCCAGGAAGTGGCTCCCCCAACACCCCTGACCCCTACCTCACACACGG CCAACACTTCTCCTCGGCCTGTCTCTGGCATGGAACGGGAGCGGAAAGTGAGCATGCGGCTGCACCGTGGGGCCCCAGTCAATGTCTCCTCGTCAGATCTCACGGGCCGACAAGATACCTCTCGCATGTCCACCTCACAG AATAGCATTCCTTTCGAACACCACGGCAAGTAG
- the Csnk1d gene encoding casein kinase I isoform X2: MELRVGNRYRLGRKIGSGSFGDIYLGTDIAAGEEVAIKLECVKTKHPQLHIESKIYKMMQGGVGIPTIRWCGAEGDYNVMVMELLGPSLEDLFNFCSRKFSLKTVLLLADQMISRIEYIHSKNFIHRDVKPDNFLMGLGKKGNLVYIIDFGLAKKYRDARTHQHIPYRENKNLTGTARYASINTHLGIEQSRRDDLESLGYVLMYFNLGSLPWQGLKAATKRQKYERISEKKMSTPIEVLCKGYPSEFATYLNFCRSLRFDDKPDYSYLRQLFRNLFHRQGFSYDYVFDWNMLKFGASRAADDAERERRDREERLRHSRNPATRGLPSTASGRLRGTQEVAPPTPLTPTSHTANTSPRPVSGMERERKVSMRLHRGAPVNVSSSDLTGRQDTSRMSTSQIPGRVASSGLQSVVHR, translated from the exons GTACGGATATTGCTGCAGGAGAAGAGGTTGCCATCAAGCTTGAATGTGTCAAAACCAAACACCCTCAGCTCCATATTGAGAGCAAAATCTACAAAATGATGCAAGGAGGAG TGGGCATCCCTACCATCAGATGGTGTGGGGCTGAGGGGGACTACAACGTCATGGTGATGGAGCTGCTGGGGCCCAGCCTGGAGGACCTCTTCAACTTCTGCTCCAGGAAGTTCAGTCTCAAAACTGTTCTGCTGCTTGCTGACCAAATG ATTAGTCGTATTGAGTACATTCATTCAAAGAACTTCATCCATCGAGATGTGAAGCCAGATAACTTCCTCATGGGCCTGGGGAAAAAGGGCAACCTGGTCTACATCATCGACTTTGGGCTGGCCAAGAAGTACCGGGATGCGAGGACCCACCAGCACATTCCGTACCGAGAGAACAAGAACCTCACTGGGACGGCGCGGTACGCCTCCATCAACACACACCTCGGAATCG AACAATCTCGAAGGGACGACCTGGAGTCTCTGGGGTACGTGCTGATGTACTTCAACCTGGGCTCTCTCCCCTGGCAGGGGCTGAAGGCCGCCACCAAGAGGCAGAAGTATGAGAGAATCAGTGAGAAGAAGATGTCTACTCCCATCGAAGTGCTGTGCAAAGGCTATCCCT CTGAGTTTGCCACGTACCTGAACTTTTGCCGCTCCTTGCGCTTTGATGACAAGCCCGACTACTCCTACCTGAGGCAGCTCTTCAGAAACTTGTTCCACCGCCAGGGCTTCTCCTACGACTATGTGTTCGACTGGAACATGCTCAAGTTT GGTGCCAGCCGGGCTGCAGATGATGCTGAACGGGAACGCCGGGACCGAGAGGAGCGATTGAGACACTCCCGGAATCCAGCCACCCGTGGCCTCCCTTCCACAGCCTCTGGCCGCCTGCGGGGGACCCAGGAAGTGGCTCCCCCAACACCCCTGACCCCTACCTCACACACGG CCAACACTTCTCCTCGGCCTGTCTCTGGCATGGAACGGGAGCGGAAAGTGAGCATGCGGCTGCACCGTGGGGCCCCAGTCAATGTCTCCTCGTCAGATCTCACGGGCCGACAAGATACCTCTCGCATGTCCACCTCACAG ATTCCTGGTCGGGTGGCTTCCAGCGGTCTTCAGTCTGTCGTGCACCGATGA
- the Slc16a3 gene encoding monocarboxylate transporter 4 isoform X1, which produces MGGAVVDEGPTGVKAPDGGWGWAVLFGCFVITGFSYAFPKAVSVFFKELMREFGIGYSDTAWISSILLAMLYGTGPLCSVCVNRFGCRPVMLVGGLFASLGMVAASFCRSIIQVYLTTGVITGLGLALNFQPSLIMLNRYFNKRRPMANGLAAAGSPVFLCALSPLGQLLQDRYGWRGGFLILGGLLLNCCVCAALMRPLVAPQPGGAPGPQRPARRLLDLSVFRDRGFVIYAAAASIMVLGLFVPPVFVVSYAKDLGVPDTQAAFLLTILGFIDIFARPTAGFITGLKKVRPYSVYLFSFAMFFNGFTDLTGSTASDYGGLVVFCIFFGISYGMVGALQFEVLMAIVGTHKFSSAIGLVLLLEAVAVLVGPPSGGKLLDATHVYKYVFILAGTEVLTSSLVLLLGNFFCIRKGPEAPQPEEAASEAERLHKPPTEVRVDTREVEHFLKAEPEKNGEVVHTPETSV; this is translated from the exons ATGGGAGGAGCTGTGGTGGACGAGGGTCCCACGGGCGTCAAGGCCCCtgatgggggctggggctgggccgtGCTCTTCGGCTGCTTTGTCATCACCGGCTTCTCCTACGCCTTCCCCAAGGCGGTGAGCGTCTTCTTCAAGGAGCTCATGCGGGAGTTCGGGATTGGCTACAGCGACACAGCCTGGATCTCCTCCATCTTGCTGGCCATGCTCTACGGCACAG GCCCCCTCTGCAGTGTGTGTGTGAACCGCTTTGGCTGCAGGCCTGTCATGCTTGTGGGTGGCCTCTTCGCATCCCTGGGCATGGTGGCTGCCTCCTTCTGTAGGAGCATCATCCAAGTCTACCTCACCACAGGGGTCATAACTG GCTTGGGCCTGGCTCTCAACTTCCAACCCTCCCTCATCATGCTCAACCGCTACTTCAACAAGCGGCGCCCCATGGCCAATGGGCTGGCGGCCGCGGGCAGCCCAGTGTTCCTGTGTGCGCTGTCGCCGCTGGGGCAGCTGCTGCAGGACCGGTACGGCTGGCGGGGTGGCTTCCTCATCCTGGGCGGCCTGCTGCTCAACTGCTGCGTGTGCGCTGCGCTCATGAGGCCCCTGGTGGCACCCCAGCCGGGCGGGGCACCAGGCCCCCAGCGGCCTGCCCGGCGCCTGCTGGACCTGAGCGTCTTCAGGGACCGTGGCTTCGTCATCTACGCTGCCGCCGCCTCCATCATGGTGCTGGGGCTTTTCGTACCACCCGTGTTTGTGGTGAGCTACGCCAAGGACCTGGGTGTGCCCGACACGCAGGCTGCCTTCCTGCTCACCATCCTGGGCTTCATCGACATCTTCGCCAGGCCCACAGCTGGATTCATCACCGGGCTCAAGAAGGTGCGGCCCTACTCGGTCTACCTCTTCAGCTTCGCCATGTTCTTCAACGGCTTCACCGACCTGACGGGCTCCACAGCCAGCGACTACGGTGGCCTGGTGGTCTTCTGCATATTCTTCGGCATCTCCTACGGCATGGTGGGGGCCCTGCAGTTCGAGGTGCTCATGGCCATTGTGGGCACCcataagttctccagtgccattggCCTTGTGCTGCTGCTGGAGGCTGTGGCTGTGCTCGTCGGACCCCCGTCGGGCG GCAAGCTGCTGGACGCGACCCACGTCTACAAGTACGTGTTCATCCTGGCGGGGACTGAGGTGCTCACCTCCTCCCTCGTGCTGCTGCTGGGCAACTTCTTCTGCATCAGGAAGGGGCCCGAGGCGCCACAGCCTGAGGAGGCTGCCTCGGAGGCAGAGAGGCTCCACAAGCCCCCCACGGAGGTGAGGGTGGACACCCGGGAGGTGGAacacttcctgaaggcagagcctgAGAAAAACGGGGAGGTGGTCCACACCCCGGAGACCAGCGTGTGA
- the Slc16a3 gene encoding monocarboxylate transporter 4 isoform X2, translating to MGGAVVDEGPTGVKAPDGGWGWAVLFGCFVITGFSYAFPKAVSVFFKELMREFGIGYSDTAWISSILLAMLYGTGLGLALNFQPSLIMLNRYFNKRRPMANGLAAAGSPVFLCALSPLGQLLQDRYGWRGGFLILGGLLLNCCVCAALMRPLVAPQPGGAPGPQRPARRLLDLSVFRDRGFVIYAAAASIMVLGLFVPPVFVVSYAKDLGVPDTQAAFLLTILGFIDIFARPTAGFITGLKKVRPYSVYLFSFAMFFNGFTDLTGSTASDYGGLVVFCIFFGISYGMVGALQFEVLMAIVGTHKFSSAIGLVLLLEAVAVLVGPPSGGKLLDATHVYKYVFILAGTEVLTSSLVLLLGNFFCIRKGPEAPQPEEAASEAERLHKPPTEVRVDTREVEHFLKAEPEKNGEVVHTPETSV from the exons ATGGGAGGAGCTGTGGTGGACGAGGGTCCCACGGGCGTCAAGGCCCCtgatgggggctggggctgggccgtGCTCTTCGGCTGCTTTGTCATCACCGGCTTCTCCTACGCCTTCCCCAAGGCGGTGAGCGTCTTCTTCAAGGAGCTCATGCGGGAGTTCGGGATTGGCTACAGCGACACAGCCTGGATCTCCTCCATCTTGCTGGCCATGCTCTACGGCACAG GCTTGGGCCTGGCTCTCAACTTCCAACCCTCCCTCATCATGCTCAACCGCTACTTCAACAAGCGGCGCCCCATGGCCAATGGGCTGGCGGCCGCGGGCAGCCCAGTGTTCCTGTGTGCGCTGTCGCCGCTGGGGCAGCTGCTGCAGGACCGGTACGGCTGGCGGGGTGGCTTCCTCATCCTGGGCGGCCTGCTGCTCAACTGCTGCGTGTGCGCTGCGCTCATGAGGCCCCTGGTGGCACCCCAGCCGGGCGGGGCACCAGGCCCCCAGCGGCCTGCCCGGCGCCTGCTGGACCTGAGCGTCTTCAGGGACCGTGGCTTCGTCATCTACGCTGCCGCCGCCTCCATCATGGTGCTGGGGCTTTTCGTACCACCCGTGTTTGTGGTGAGCTACGCCAAGGACCTGGGTGTGCCCGACACGCAGGCTGCCTTCCTGCTCACCATCCTGGGCTTCATCGACATCTTCGCCAGGCCCACAGCTGGATTCATCACCGGGCTCAAGAAGGTGCGGCCCTACTCGGTCTACCTCTTCAGCTTCGCCATGTTCTTCAACGGCTTCACCGACCTGACGGGCTCCACAGCCAGCGACTACGGTGGCCTGGTGGTCTTCTGCATATTCTTCGGCATCTCCTACGGCATGGTGGGGGCCCTGCAGTTCGAGGTGCTCATGGCCATTGTGGGCACCcataagttctccagtgccattggCCTTGTGCTGCTGCTGGAGGCTGTGGCTGTGCTCGTCGGACCCCCGTCGGGCG GCAAGCTGCTGGACGCGACCCACGTCTACAAGTACGTGTTCATCCTGGCGGGGACTGAGGTGCTCACCTCCTCCCTCGTGCTGCTGCTGGGCAACTTCTTCTGCATCAGGAAGGGGCCCGAGGCGCCACAGCCTGAGGAGGCTGCCTCGGAGGCAGAGAGGCTCCACAAGCCCCCCACGGAGGTGAGGGTGGACACCCGGGAGGTGGAacacttcctgaaggcagagcctgAGAAAAACGGGGAGGTGGTCCACACCCCGGAGACCAGCGTGTGA